CCTTGCCCTCGCGAAGTTCATAGCTGTTTCGGACCCATCGCTCGATTTCGGCACTCTGTCCCACACCGCCCAACCGGGAAAGCCCGACTACTTTTGGCCGTTCCGCTTTCAAGCGCTTGAACCATCCATCGAAGCCACCAGGCTCCACGTTGTTCAGATAAGTATCCTTTCCATGATCAAAGCGAATGTATTTGCTGGCGTTCGTTAATCCGGAAAGCACGAGCAGCTCGGTCTGTCCATGCACAAATATCTTATCCTCCGGTTCAAGGTGCGAAACAATTTCCGTGACTTTCTTGTCCTGATCGTCCAACGTAGGGAATCCAACCTGAAACTGGAAAGAATCTGCAACGCTGAGAAAAAATACCACCAGCATTACCGCTGCAAATGCGATAGGGCGGATGCGGAGAGCTGCTTTGTCAAGCCCGAATACGATTAAAACAGCAAAGAAGATCGCGACAAACGGCAGCAGCGGAATAATATCCGGCCCACCTTGTATGTCAACCATGCAGAACAGAACATACACCAGCGTTGAAATCCACAATGCATGATCATACGACCGATCCAGAAAATGTTTTGTGTCTCGCCGGAACAGCCAAAGTTCCCTGACAACTACAAAGGCTAGTCCCACTGCGGCAAGACAGAAGTAATAAGTTTCGCCGGCGTAATGGTAGCTGACCAGGCCAACGAAATGCTGGAGGAAATGTCCCGGCGTATGGGCTTCGCTGGGCCCGTAAACGGTCAAGGTATAGTGAAAGCACCACCGGTAAAACTCCAACAGCGCGCCAGCGATCCAGAAATACAAAAGCAGAATTACGAGTGGAATCGCCGCGCCGATCAGTAACCGGACCACTTTTCTATCGCGCCAGTTCGTCAAATAACGGGAAAAAGCAAGCCCTGCAACGCCGGTAAACAACAGCCCCGGCTGCCAGCTCAATGCAGAAAGCATGCTGAAAACTCCGGCTGTGAGTGGCCGGTCTTTGCGTATGGCCCACAACACCAGAAGCCCGAACAATATCATCAGTGTTTTCGGTTGAACCCCGCTATTGTTGAATAAGCCGAAGGAGTTGAACGTAAGCATAAGCATTGCGGCAAGCAGGCCCGTGCGGCGGCTTTTGAAATAGTCATGAGCTATCAGGAAGGTAAAGCTGGAGGTGAGCATAGCAAGAAAAACGTAAACGGCGCGGATGGCCAGGATGTCACGGACACGGAACGGCTCAGCGAACTTGATTGCCACCGCGCCGATATATGCTGAAAGCGGAGTCTTGATTTCGACGACGTCGCGATAAGGAACGCCGCCGCGGGCGGTCACCTGAGCGACATAATCCCAGACAGACCAGTCGCCGCGCGTGGGTTGTTTCCAGAATTGAAACTGGCAATAAATTACAGCGGCCACTAGCAGCGTGATGACGAACAGGTTGCGCCGGTCGAAGAGACGCGACGA
Above is a window of bacterium DNA encoding:
- a CDS encoding DolP-mannose mannosyltransferase; this encodes MDQQISSRLFDRRNLFVITLLVAAVIYCQFQFWKQPTRGDWSVWDYVAQVTARGGVPYRDVVEIKTPLSAYIGAVAIKFAEPFRVRDILAIRAVYVFLAMLTSSFTFLIAHDYFKSRRTGLLAAMLMLTFNSFGLFNNSGVQPKTLMILFGLLVLWAIRKDRPLTAGVFSMLSALSWQPGLLFTGVAGLAFSRYLTNWRDRKVVRLLIGAAIPLVILLLYFWIAGALLEFYRWCFHYTLTVYGPSEAHTPGHFLQHFVGLVSYHYAGETYYFCLAAVGLAFVVVRELWLFRRDTKHFLDRSYDHALWISTLVYVLFCMVDIQGGPDIIPLLPFVAIFFAVLIVFGLDKAALRIRPIAFAAVMLVVFFLSVADSFQFQVGFPTLDDQDKKVTEIVSHLEPEDKIFVHGQTELLVLSGLTNASKYIRFDHGKDTYLNNVEPGGFDGWFKRLKAERPKVVGLSRLGGVGQSAEIERWVRNSYELREGK